The following proteins are encoded in a genomic region of Nocardioides sp. cx-173:
- a CDS encoding ASCH domain-containing protein → MDTPPAAAVDIAAARAMWAAYAAAHPERVRACPEYTVEQFGDSRRLADELLAAVTDGPKRATSELVTEFRARGDDLPRVGSHWVACDGSGSPRVVLRSIELRIGTFDEVDERFAYDEGEDDRSLSSWQSEHRCYWQRACSARGAEWSEQDEIVLERFAIVWPPELVG, encoded by the coding sequence GTGGACACCCCGCCAGCCGCCGCGGTGGACATCGCAGCTGCTCGTGCCATGTGGGCGGCGTATGCCGCTGCCCACCCCGAACGGGTACGGGCATGCCCGGAGTACACCGTCGAGCAGTTCGGCGACTCCCGCCGTTTGGCCGATGAGCTCTTGGCGGCTGTGACCGACGGACCGAAGCGGGCCACGTCCGAGTTGGTGACGGAGTTCCGCGCACGCGGCGACGACCTCCCACGCGTCGGGTCCCACTGGGTGGCGTGCGACGGCTCCGGGTCGCCTCGCGTGGTGCTGCGCAGCATCGAACTGCGAATCGGCACGTTCGACGAAGTCGATGAGCGGTTCGCCTACGACGAGGGCGAGGACGATCGATCCCTGTCGAGCTGGCAGTCCGAGCACCGTTGCTATTGGCAGCGCGCCTGCTCCGCCCGAGGCGCGGAGTGGTCAGAGCAGGACGAGATCGTCCTCGAGCGCTTCGCGATTGTCTGGCCACCAGAACTGGTTGGCTGA
- a CDS encoding single-stranded DNA-binding protein, with the protein MSAQTTEGGVEVANEVRLVGRISRDPELKELPSGDSVWTFRVVVPRAPAAARPHQSVDALECCVWSGRLRRSVAGWRAGDRVAVEGSLRRRFFRSGHGVASLVEVEVSAGRLIRRAAT; encoded by the coding sequence ATGTCGGCGCAGACGACAGAGGGCGGCGTCGAGGTCGCCAACGAGGTGCGGCTCGTGGGGCGGATTTCCCGCGACCCGGAGCTGAAGGAGCTGCCCAGTGGCGACTCGGTGTGGACGTTCCGGGTGGTCGTGCCGCGGGCGCCCGCGGCGGCGCGGCCGCACCAGAGCGTGGACGCCCTCGAGTGCTGCGTGTGGAGCGGGCGTCTCAGGCGCTCGGTCGCCGGCTGGCGTGCGGGTGACCGGGTGGCCGTGGAGGGCAGCCTGCGGCGTCGGTTCTTCCGCTCCGGTCACGGCGTTGCCTCCCTGGTGGAGGTCGAGGTCAGCGCCGGACGGCTCATCCGTCGTGCAGCGACCTGA
- a CDS encoding DUF1015 family protein translates to MESSAVVTPPYVGGPLRLVPFRALMLAPSRIGDPSSARAFARPYRDVAARLERWRAQGQLTRDEEPALYLHEYTAAGITIRGLVGLLDVSRRAARAEDRAILPHEGVYPAQADDLADRMSQMQLNPAPILLVHRGPAPLRALLARVQRHPPEHDFTDRNGQQHRVWPIRDPGDLAAIADLLADETALIADGHHRYAAYLRLHTRDPGSASDYGLAMLVDQEDTPLFLGAIHRVLTGTSVDDVLAAAAGVGMGVEETTAEAAVAALDPDHLVVTDSDRWAVLKVTVPPDRTAVQLLHDQLIPALPYGPRDIRYHHTVDDALAQVSPDVGVAVLMPAPLVDRILRIVRNDRLLPEKATSFQPKPSLGVLIRSLHDG, encoded by the coding sequence ATGGAGTCCAGCGCCGTGGTCACCCCGCCGTACGTCGGCGGTCCGCTGCGCCTGGTCCCCTTCCGGGCCCTGATGTTGGCGCCCTCGCGCATCGGAGACCCCAGCTCGGCGCGTGCCTTCGCGCGTCCGTATCGGGACGTCGCGGCGCGCCTGGAGCGGTGGCGGGCCCAGGGCCAGCTGACCAGGGACGAGGAGCCCGCGCTCTACCTGCACGAGTACACCGCGGCAGGCATCACGATCCGCGGCCTCGTGGGCCTGCTCGACGTCTCGCGACGCGCCGCCCGCGCCGAGGACCGCGCGATCCTGCCGCACGAGGGCGTCTACCCGGCCCAGGCCGACGACCTGGCGGACCGGATGTCGCAGATGCAGCTGAATCCGGCGCCCATCCTGCTGGTACACCGCGGCCCGGCTCCGTTGCGGGCCCTCCTCGCCCGCGTGCAGCGCCACCCTCCGGAGCACGACTTCACCGACCGCAACGGCCAGCAGCACCGGGTCTGGCCGATCCGCGACCCCGGCGACCTCGCCGCCATCGCGGACCTGCTCGCGGACGAGACCGCCCTCATCGCCGACGGCCACCACCGCTACGCCGCCTACCTGCGGCTGCACACCCGGGACCCGGGCAGCGCCAGCGACTACGGGCTGGCCATGCTCGTGGACCAGGAGGACACCCCGCTCTTCCTCGGCGCGATCCACCGGGTGCTGACCGGCACCTCCGTCGACGACGTGCTCGCGGCGGCGGCCGGTGTGGGCATGGGCGTCGAGGAGACCACCGCGGAGGCGGCCGTCGCCGCTCTCGACCCCGATCACCTGGTCGTCACCGACAGCGACCGCTGGGCGGTACTCAAGGTCACCGTGCCGCCGGACCGGACGGCCGTCCAGCTCCTCCACGACCAGCTCATCCCCGCGCTCCCCTACGGCCCGCGCGACATCCGGTACCACCACACGGTCGACGACGCCCTGGCTCAGGTCAGTCCCGATGTCGGGGTGGCCGTGCTCATGCCGGCCCCGCTCGTCGACCGGATCCTGCGGATCGTGCGCAACGACCGGCTGCTGCCCGAGAAGGCCACGTCGTTCCAGCCCAAGCCCAGCCTCGGCGTGCTGATCAGGTCGCTGCACGACGGATGA
- a CDS encoding HAD-IIA family hydrolase, translating to MLGVSGTSLSTDYDLAMLDLDGVVYIGPDAVPGAAGHLDRVRESGMRLAFITNNAARPPQAVAAHLQELGVTARPEDVVTSAQAAARVLVDRLGTGARVVLLGAAGLEEALAAEGLVATHVEDDDAVALVTGYGPEVRWRHIMRAAVRVREGLWWVASNTDYTIPTAYGVAPGHGVLVDTLSRFAGVSPVVAGKPERPLLDETVRRVGGRRPLMVGDRLDTDIEGARNAGIDSLLVLTGVTGLPELVAARPQERPTYLARDLGGLLRAHEAPSRADDGWELGGWRARVADGRLEVSGSGEAEAWWAVVACAAWAHVDGGGDVPVADDLVAP from the coding sequence ATGCTCGGCGTGTCCGGCACCAGCCTGTCCACCGACTACGACCTGGCGATGCTCGATCTGGACGGGGTGGTCTACATCGGACCGGACGCCGTGCCGGGCGCGGCCGGCCACCTGGACCGGGTGCGCGAGTCCGGGATGCGGCTGGCCTTCATCACCAACAACGCCGCCCGGCCACCGCAGGCCGTCGCGGCCCACCTGCAGGAGCTGGGGGTCACGGCGAGGCCCGAGGACGTGGTCACCTCCGCGCAGGCCGCGGCCCGGGTGCTGGTGGACCGCCTCGGCACGGGCGCCCGGGTGGTGCTCCTGGGCGCCGCCGGCCTGGAGGAGGCGCTCGCCGCCGAGGGCCTGGTGGCGACGCACGTGGAGGACGACGACGCGGTGGCGCTGGTGACCGGCTACGGGCCGGAGGTGCGCTGGCGCCACATCATGCGGGCCGCGGTGCGGGTGCGCGAGGGGCTCTGGTGGGTGGCGAGCAACACCGACTACACGATCCCCACCGCCTACGGCGTCGCGCCGGGCCACGGCGTGCTGGTGGACACCCTGTCCCGCTTCGCGGGGGTCTCGCCGGTCGTCGCCGGGAAGCCGGAGCGGCCGCTGCTCGACGAGACCGTGCGCCGCGTCGGCGGGCGCCGCCCGCTCATGGTCGGGGACCGCCTGGACACCGACATCGAGGGCGCCCGCAATGCCGGGATCGACTCGCTGCTGGTGCTGACCGGGGTCACCGGGCTGCCCGAGCTGGTCGCGGCGCGCCCGCAGGAGCGACCGACGTACCTCGCCCGCGACCTGGGTGGGCTGCTGCGGGCCCACGAGGCGCCCAGCCGGGCCGACGACGGGTGGGAGCTCGGCGGGTGGCGAGCGCGGGTCGCCGACGGACGCCTGGAGGTGTCCGGCTCCGGGGAGGCAGAGGCGTGGTGGGCGGTCGTCGCGTGCGCGGCGTGGGCCCACGTCGACGGGGGCGGGGACGTGCCCGTCGCCGACGACCTGGTGGCGCCCTGA
- a CDS encoding TlyA family RNA methyltransferase, whose product MPPRRLRLDAELVRRGLARSRDHASELIAAGRVKVSGAVAGKPATGVTTDVAIVVSDDPDRPDYASRGGHKLAGALAAFGPLGLEVAGRRCLDAGASTGGFTDVLLRAGAAQVVAVDVGYGQLVWRLQNDERVVVHDRTNVRELTPELIGGPVDLVVGDLSFISLPLVLDALIGVTREDGDLALMVKPQFEVGKDRIPKGGVVRDPGLRAEAVIGVAEAAATRGWGAVHVATSPLPGPSGNVEFFLWLRRGPATLTEEEIHTCVRRATAPGVPGERVEP is encoded by the coding sequence ATGCCACCGCGCCGACTCCGCCTCGACGCCGAGCTGGTGCGCCGGGGCCTGGCCAGGAGCCGGGACCACGCCAGCGAGCTGATCGCGGCGGGTCGGGTCAAGGTGTCCGGCGCGGTCGCCGGCAAGCCGGCGACCGGCGTGACGACCGACGTCGCGATCGTGGTGAGCGACGACCCGGACCGCCCCGACTACGCCTCCCGCGGCGGCCACAAGCTGGCCGGCGCCCTCGCGGCGTTCGGGCCGCTCGGTCTCGAGGTGGCCGGGCGGCGCTGCCTGGACGCCGGCGCGTCCACCGGCGGGTTCACCGACGTGCTCCTGCGCGCCGGGGCGGCGCAGGTCGTGGCGGTCGACGTCGGGTACGGGCAGCTGGTCTGGCGCCTGCAGAACGACGAGCGCGTGGTGGTCCACGACCGCACCAACGTCCGGGAGCTGACGCCCGAGCTGATCGGAGGTCCGGTCGACCTGGTGGTGGGGGACCTGTCGTTCATCTCCCTGCCGCTGGTCCTGGACGCGCTGATCGGGGTGACCCGTGAGGACGGTGACCTGGCGCTCATGGTGAAGCCGCAGTTCGAGGTGGGCAAGGACCGCATCCCCAAGGGCGGGGTCGTGCGCGACCCGGGGCTCCGGGCGGAGGCGGTCATCGGCGTGGCCGAGGCGGCCGCCACGCGGGGCTGGGGCGCCGTCCACGTGGCGACCAGCCCGTTGCCCGGGCCCTCGGGGAACGTGGAGTTCTTCCTCTGGCTGCGGCGTGGCCCCGCGACGCTCACCGAAGAAGAGATCCACACCTGCGTGCGCCGAGCCACGGCGCCGGGGGTGCCGGGTGAGAGGGTGGAGCCGTGA
- a CDS encoding NAD kinase, which yields MTDHSPVRRVLVLAHTGREEARDVARAFCKGLTGEGIIVRLLADEAADLGLDPVDYDPCIELTESETDASRDCEITLVIGGDGSILRAAEVTHESLTPVLGVNLGHVGFLAEAEQDDVESTLAAIVARDYTLEDRMTLDVRVYRDGELVTSTFAVNEASVEKAARQRMLEVVLGIDGRPLSRWGCDGVVCATPTGSTAYNFSAGGPIVWPSVEAMCIVPLSAHALFARPLVVAPTSVVAIEVLARTEGAGVLWCDGRRTVDLPPGARIEVRRGTQPVRLVRLHEAPFTDRLVAKFGLPVEGWRGPAERRFRGEEA from the coding sequence GTGACCGACCACTCGCCCGTGCGCCGGGTCCTCGTGCTCGCCCACACGGGGCGCGAGGAGGCCCGCGACGTCGCCCGTGCCTTCTGCAAGGGCCTCACCGGCGAGGGCATCATCGTGCGGCTCCTGGCCGACGAGGCGGCCGACCTGGGGCTGGACCCGGTCGACTACGACCCCTGCATCGAGCTCACGGAGTCCGAGACCGACGCGAGCAGGGACTGCGAGATCACCTTGGTGATCGGCGGGGACGGCTCGATCCTGCGCGCCGCCGAGGTGACCCACGAGAGCCTTACCCCGGTCCTCGGCGTCAACCTGGGCCACGTGGGGTTCCTCGCGGAGGCCGAGCAGGACGACGTGGAGTCCACGCTCGCCGCGATCGTCGCTCGCGACTACACGCTCGAGGACCGGATGACGCTCGATGTCCGCGTCTACCGTGACGGTGAGCTGGTCACCAGCACCTTCGCGGTCAACGAGGCGAGCGTCGAGAAGGCCGCCCGCCAGCGGATGCTCGAGGTCGTCCTCGGCATCGACGGACGACCGCTGTCTCGCTGGGGCTGCGACGGCGTGGTGTGTGCGACCCCCACCGGCTCGACGGCCTACAACTTCAGCGCCGGCGGCCCCATCGTGTGGCCGAGCGTCGAGGCGATGTGCATCGTGCCGCTGAGCGCTCACGCCCTGTTCGCCCGGCCCCTGGTCGTCGCTCCGACCTCGGTCGTGGCCATCGAGGTGCTCGCACGCACCGAGGGTGCCGGCGTGCTCTGGTGCGACGGCCGCCGCACGGTCGACCTGCCACCCGGAGCCCGGATCGAGGTGCGCCGCGGCACCCAGCCGGTCCGGTTGGTCCGACTGCACGAGGCGCCGTTCACCGACCGCCTGGTGGCGAAGTTCGGGCTGCCCGTCGAGGGCTGGCGCGGCCCGGCCGAGCGCCGCTTCCGCGGGGAGGAGGCATGA
- the recN gene encoding DNA repair protein RecN, protein MIEEIRIGSLGVIDSSALELGPGLTVITGETGAGKTMIVTALGLLLGGRADTGAVRTGSKTARVEGVVTVSDLPGLAEAVEDAGGVVEDDRVVLARNVSAEGRSRAFVGGASVPVATLAEVAQPLVAVHGQSDQHRLLQARAQREALDRFGGEALGAAAASYARVHARLEDVESELVEVVSSARERAREADLLRFGLEEVEAVSPEPGEDVELAAEEARLGFSDTLRAAAETAREALSSEQEAPDALATTSAARTALDGVREHDAEAGELADRLAEVTYLLSDVAADVASYASRIDTDPARLAVVSERRAALTALTRKYGDSVEEVLAWAQEASQRLLDLDSTDDRIAELKGERETLRTQLAQAAAELSRLRQDAAGRLGDQVSEELSLLAMPHARLTVAVTQTEAEPSEGRRAPLRIGARWLRYSAHGVDDVELLLAANTGSEPRPLGKGASGGELSRVMLAIEVSLAGTSPVPTFVFDEVDAGVGGAAAVEVGRRLAQLARTAQVLVVTHLPQVAAYADRHVVVEKSSDGSVTSSGLTVLDDESRERELSRMLAGLTDSDTALAHARELLEVAQSARGRG, encoded by the coding sequence ATGATCGAGGAGATCCGCATCGGATCCCTCGGGGTGATCGACTCCTCCGCGCTCGAGCTCGGGCCCGGGCTCACGGTCATCACCGGCGAGACCGGCGCCGGCAAGACCATGATCGTCACCGCGCTCGGCCTGCTGCTGGGCGGGCGCGCCGACACGGGCGCGGTCCGCACCGGGTCGAAGACCGCTCGCGTCGAGGGCGTCGTGACCGTCTCCGACCTGCCCGGCCTGGCTGAGGCGGTCGAGGACGCCGGGGGAGTGGTGGAGGACGACCGGGTCGTCCTGGCCCGCAACGTCTCCGCCGAGGGCCGGTCCCGCGCGTTCGTCGGCGGCGCCTCGGTCCCGGTCGCCACCCTCGCCGAGGTCGCTCAGCCCCTGGTGGCGGTGCACGGCCAGTCCGACCAGCACCGCCTCCTGCAGGCGAGGGCCCAGCGTGAGGCGCTGGACCGGTTCGGGGGCGAGGCTCTGGGCGCTGCGGCCGCCTCCTACGCGCGGGTGCACGCGCGGCTGGAGGACGTCGAGTCCGAGCTGGTCGAGGTGGTCTCCAGCGCTCGGGAGCGGGCTCGCGAGGCCGACCTGCTGCGGTTCGGGCTCGAGGAGGTCGAGGCCGTCTCACCAGAGCCCGGCGAGGACGTGGAGCTGGCCGCCGAGGAGGCGCGGCTGGGGTTCTCCGACACCCTTCGTGCCGCGGCGGAGACGGCGCGTGAGGCGCTGAGCAGCGAGCAGGAGGCACCCGACGCGCTGGCCACGACGTCGGCTGCCCGCACCGCGCTGGACGGCGTGCGCGAGCACGATGCCGAGGCGGGCGAGCTCGCCGACCGGCTCGCCGAGGTCACCTACCTGCTCTCCGACGTGGCCGCCGACGTGGCGTCGTACGCCTCCCGCATCGACACCGACCCCGCCCGGCTCGCCGTGGTCTCCGAGCGCCGGGCCGCGCTCACCGCGCTCACCCGCAAGTACGGCGACAGCGTCGAGGAGGTCCTGGCGTGGGCGCAGGAGGCGTCCCAGCGGCTGCTGGACCTCGACTCCACCGACGACCGCATCGCCGAGCTCAAGGGCGAGCGCGAGACCCTGCGCACCCAGTTGGCCCAGGCCGCCGCCGAGCTCTCCCGCCTGCGACAGGACGCCGCCGGACGGCTCGGCGACCAGGTCAGCGAGGAGCTGAGCCTGTTGGCGATGCCGCACGCGCGGCTGACCGTCGCGGTGACCCAGACCGAGGCCGAGCCCAGCGAGGGGCGCCGGGCGCCGTTGCGGATCGGCGCGAGGTGGCTGCGCTACTCCGCCCATGGCGTCGACGACGTGGAGCTCCTGCTCGCGGCCAACACCGGCTCCGAGCCGCGCCCGCTCGGCAAAGGGGCCTCGGGGGGCGAGCTGTCCCGGGTGATGCTCGCGATCGAGGTGTCCCTGGCGGGCACCAGCCCCGTGCCGACCTTCGTCTTCGACGAGGTGGACGCGGGCGTGGGGGGTGCGGCGGCCGTCGAGGTCGGACGCCGCCTGGCGCAGCTGGCCCGCACCGCGCAGGTCCTGGTCGTGACCCACCTGCCCCAGGTCGCCGCCTACGCCGACCGGCACGTCGTGGTCGAGAAGTCGAGCGACGGCTCGGTCACGAGCTCGGGCCTGACGGTCCTCGACGACGAGAGCCGCGAGCGCGAGCTGTCGCGGATGCTGGCCGGGCTCACTGACTCCGACACCGCGCTGGCGCACGCCCGTGAGCTGCTCGAGGTGGCCCAGTCGGCGCGTGGACGCGGATAG
- a CDS encoding CTP synthase, which yields MKSPTPTKHVFVTGGVASSLGKGLTASSLGRLLRSRGLRVTMQKLDPYLNVDPGTMNPFQHGEVFVTNDGAETDLDIGHYERFLDTDLGQIANVTTGQVYSSVIAKERRGDYLGDTVQVIPHITNEIKERILAMGSGTGDGEVDVVITEVGGTVGDIESLPFLEAARQVRHDIGRANCFFLHVSLVPYIGPSGELKTKPTQHSVAALRQVGIQPDAVVCRADRELPQSIKKKISLMCDVDEEAVVTAADAPSIYDIPKVLHREGLDAYVVRRLDLPFRDVDWTVWDDLLRRVHHPKEEVTVALVGKYIDLPDAYLSVAEALRAGGFAHEAKVQLRWVASDECATPAGAHKHLHDVDAVCVPGGFGVRGIEGKLGALTYARTHGIPTLGLCLGLQCMVIEYARSVAGLSKAASTEFDPDCPEPVIATMAEQKSIVEGAGDLGGTMRLGLYPADLAPGTVVREAYGEATIQERHRHRYEVNNAYRDQLQEAGLVFSGTNTDLGLVEFVELPREVHPYYVSTQAHPELRSRPTRPHPLFAGLIGAAIERQKELRFPIDESALRRADDD from the coding sequence GTGAAGAGCCCCACGCCGACCAAGCACGTGTTCGTGACCGGAGGCGTCGCCTCCTCGCTCGGGAAGGGGCTCACGGCTTCCAGCCTAGGCCGCCTGCTGCGCTCGCGCGGCCTGCGCGTGACCATGCAGAAGCTCGACCCCTACCTCAACGTCGACCCCGGGACGATGAACCCGTTCCAGCACGGCGAGGTCTTCGTGACCAACGACGGGGCCGAGACCGACCTGGACATCGGCCACTACGAGCGGTTCCTCGACACCGACCTGGGACAGATCGCCAACGTCACGACCGGGCAGGTCTACTCCAGCGTGATCGCCAAGGAGCGTCGGGGCGACTACCTCGGGGACACCGTCCAGGTGATCCCGCACATCACCAACGAGATCAAGGAGCGCATCCTCGCGATGGGCTCCGGCACCGGGGACGGTGAGGTCGATGTGGTGATCACCGAGGTCGGCGGCACGGTCGGCGACATCGAGTCGCTGCCGTTCCTCGAGGCCGCCCGTCAGGTGCGTCACGACATCGGTCGCGCCAACTGCTTCTTCCTGCATGTCTCCCTCGTGCCCTACATCGGGCCCTCCGGGGAGCTGAAGACCAAGCCGACCCAGCACTCGGTGGCCGCGCTGCGCCAGGTCGGCATCCAGCCCGACGCCGTCGTCTGCCGCGCCGACCGCGAGCTGCCGCAGTCGATCAAGAAGAAGATCTCGCTGATGTGCGACGTCGACGAGGAGGCCGTCGTCACCGCGGCGGACGCCCCGTCGATCTACGACATCCCGAAGGTCCTGCACCGCGAGGGCCTCGACGCCTACGTCGTACGCCGTCTGGACCTGCCCTTCCGCGACGTCGACTGGACCGTCTGGGACGACCTGCTGCGCCGCGTGCACCACCCCAAGGAGGAGGTGACCGTCGCCCTGGTCGGCAAGTACATCGACCTGCCCGACGCCTACCTCTCGGTGGCCGAGGCGCTGCGCGCGGGCGGCTTCGCCCACGAGGCCAAGGTGCAGCTGAGGTGGGTCGCCTCCGACGAGTGCGCGACACCCGCCGGGGCCCACAAGCACCTCCACGACGTCGACGCGGTCTGCGTGCCCGGGGGCTTCGGCGTCCGTGGCATCGAGGGCAAGCTGGGGGCCCTGACCTACGCGCGCACTCACGGCATCCCGACGCTGGGTCTGTGTCTGGGGCTGCAGTGCATGGTCATCGAGTACGCACGATCGGTGGCCGGCCTGTCCAAGGCCGCGTCCACCGAGTTCGACCCGGACTGCCCCGAGCCGGTGATCGCGACGATGGCCGAGCAGAAGTCCATCGTGGAGGGCGCCGGCGACCTGGGCGGCACGATGCGGCTGGGCCTCTACCCCGCCGATCTCGCGCCCGGCACCGTCGTACGCGAGGCCTACGGCGAGGCCACGATCCAGGAGCGCCACCGGCACCGCTACGAGGTCAACAACGCCTACCGCGACCAGCTCCAGGAGGCCGGCCTGGTCTTCTCGGGCACCAACACCGACCTGGGCCTGGTGGAGTTCGTCGAGCTGCCTCGCGAGGTGCACCCCTACTACGTGTCCACCCAGGCCCACCCCGAGCTGCGCTCCCGGCCCACCCGCCCGCACCCGCTGTTCGCCGGCCTCATCGGCGCGGCGATCGAGCGCCAGAAGGAGCTCCGCTTCCCGATCGACGAGAGCGCCCTGCGCCGCGCCGACGACGACTGA
- a CDS encoding NUDIX domain-containing protein, with the protein MSNPEIADVEEHWPVEDSTEVYDGGGWVVRVRADRVRRPGRPEERPFTRVVVEHPGAAVVLAVDEEDRALCLWQYRHPVGRRLVQLPAGLVDVPGEEPAEVARRELREEAGLEAGDWTHLATMLSSPGLTEERAHYYLARGLTDVGRGDFELAHEEAEMEVGWVPLEELRDAVLSGAVADAHVAIAVLTAQARGLTSS; encoded by the coding sequence GTGAGCAACCCGGAGATCGCGGACGTCGAGGAGCACTGGCCGGTCGAGGACAGCACCGAGGTGTACGACGGAGGCGGCTGGGTGGTGCGCGTCCGCGCCGACCGGGTACGCCGGCCGGGTCGCCCCGAGGAGCGGCCGTTCACGCGGGTGGTGGTCGAGCACCCAGGCGCGGCGGTCGTCCTCGCCGTGGACGAGGAGGACCGCGCCCTATGCCTGTGGCAGTACCGCCACCCGGTGGGCCGCCGGCTGGTGCAGCTCCCGGCGGGGCTGGTCGACGTCCCCGGCGAGGAGCCGGCGGAGGTGGCGCGTCGCGAGCTGCGTGAGGAGGCCGGGCTCGAGGCGGGCGATTGGACCCACCTGGCGACGATGCTCTCCTCTCCGGGCCTGACCGAGGAGCGGGCGCACTACTACCTGGCGCGCGGACTCACCGACGTGGGCAGAGGCGACTTCGAGCTCGCGCACGAGGAGGCCGAGATGGAGGTCGGCTGGGTGCCGCTCGAGGAGCTGCGCGACGCCGTACTCTCCGGCGCGGTCGCCGACGCCCATGTGGCGATCGCGGTC